One region of Verrucomicrobiota bacterium genomic DNA includes:
- a CDS encoding PIN domain-containing protein yields MRFVDTNILLYRVSPAPAEKDKAEVASSILRDRDPCLSVQVLQEFYVQATRESRESPLSHPEATGLIETWKRFSVQPMTLELMDNALSAKLRWQLSFWDAAIIEAARLQACSTLLSEDLTHDQNYGGIQVINPFIDL; encoded by the coding sequence ATGCGCTTCGTTGACACCAACATTCTGCTCTACCGAGTTAGCCCCGCGCCCGCAGAAAAGGATAAGGCCGAGGTGGCTTCTTCCATCCTCAGAGACCGGGACCCATGCCTCTCGGTTCAGGTCCTTCAAGAGTTCTATGTCCAAGCAACAAGAGAATCGCGGGAAAGCCCACTTTCGCACCCTGAAGCAACCGGCCTTATTGAAACCTGGAAACGATTTTCTGTTCAGCCCATGACCCTTGAGTTGATGGATAACGCTCTGTCCGCAAAGCTGCGGTGGCAACTATCTTTCTGGGACGCTGCAATTATAGAGGCTGCCCGCCTTCAAGCTTGCTCAACTCTACTCTCTGAAGACCTCACTCACGATCAGAATTACGGTGGTATTCAGGTGATCAATCCGTTCATCGATCTGTAA
- the priA gene encoding primosomal protein N': MRCKADSGNSVEWELDFPLTLRVSSSKGNRSVESATFVEVVPLSGGDLRLTYRVPAALGAISLGSLVVVPLRGGRQKALVVGVSDVCDLPENRIKYVSALVSEGSVLPGDLLKLAQWISDYYMASFRATVETMVPAPVREGKAAKAEVWIEAVRPVKEEAIDQLKRKAPRQAELLTFLLDQTQAQPRGMILRRMNLSSTVAGGLVSKGLAVCSIATPSRESYRDGLDGEAVQEAGPPVLTEEQSKAFEKLEVARSQEAYSCWLLHGVTGSGKTEVYLRLMEKTIAGGGQVLFLVPEIALAPQTVARVRSRLEAIGAQVVVWHSNLSAGQRADAFREVAAGRANVVVGARSAVFAPFTALRLVIVDEEHEPAYKQEETPRYHGRDVAILRAYVRNAMCVLGSATPALETLYNVETGKYSVVRLTKRIDDRQMPLLHVVDLRRARSVGKGTSLFSDLLKEKMTDRLEKGEQVILFLNRRGYSTTALCPDCGHVIECPHCSVGLTLHRTDNRMRCHMCRYEEVAPSSCPSCGSAGFRWKGSGTQRVEDSVMKLFPRATVVRLDADSARRRNHFRRVLGDFRKGKIDVLVGTQMIGKGLDFPNVTLAGLVDADLSLHQEDFRAAERTFQLIVQVSGRAGRGDRSGEVVVQTVTPHAAPIQFARQQDFDGFLREELELRREFRYPPFRHLIRQLFQGRNEEKVWFVAEKWVEAAERALGAEVEIRGPAPPPVEKIADQYRVQLWYFTEAVQSTGKRLSGLLEKFDLPEGVRVTFDVDAVSLR, from the coding sequence GTGAGGTGTAAAGCGGATTCGGGAAATTCAGTTGAATGGGAGTTGGATTTTCCGCTCACTCTCAGGGTGTCGAGCAGCAAAGGGAATCGATCTGTTGAGTCGGCGACCTTCGTTGAGGTCGTTCCTTTGAGTGGGGGCGACCTTCGATTGACTTACAGAGTTCCAGCTGCTCTTGGAGCGATCTCTCTCGGAAGTCTTGTGGTTGTTCCTCTCCGGGGCGGGCGGCAGAAGGCTCTTGTAGTAGGTGTAAGTGACGTCTGTGATTTGCCGGAGAATCGCATCAAGTATGTCAGTGCGCTCGTGTCCGAAGGTTCGGTATTACCGGGAGATCTCCTAAAACTGGCCCAGTGGATATCCGACTACTACATGGCTTCCTTTCGCGCGACTGTGGAAACGATGGTCCCCGCACCGGTTCGGGAGGGAAAAGCGGCAAAAGCAGAGGTTTGGATTGAAGCAGTTCGTCCGGTAAAGGAGGAAGCCATCGATCAGCTCAAACGGAAAGCACCTCGCCAGGCTGAGCTTCTCACTTTTCTTCTCGACCAAACGCAGGCGCAGCCTAGGGGGATGATCCTCCGGCGGATGAATCTATCATCGACGGTTGCAGGGGGCTTGGTCAGCAAAGGATTGGCGGTTTGTTCGATCGCAACTCCATCGCGGGAGTCCTATCGAGACGGATTGGATGGAGAGGCGGTTCAGGAAGCGGGGCCTCCGGTATTGACCGAGGAGCAAAGTAAAGCCTTCGAGAAGCTGGAGGTTGCACGAAGCCAAGAAGCTTATTCGTGCTGGCTACTTCACGGGGTAACAGGATCGGGAAAGACCGAGGTTTATCTGCGCCTCATGGAGAAGACGATCGCTGGGGGTGGACAGGTATTGTTTTTGGTCCCGGAAATTGCCCTGGCGCCACAAACAGTAGCGAGGGTACGGAGCCGGCTGGAAGCGATCGGAGCACAGGTGGTGGTTTGGCATAGTAATTTGTCTGCGGGCCAACGGGCCGATGCGTTCCGGGAGGTTGCCGCTGGTAGAGCAAATGTGGTGGTGGGGGCGCGGTCGGCGGTCTTTGCACCTTTTACGGCACTACGCCTTGTCATAGTCGATGAGGAGCACGAGCCAGCCTACAAGCAAGAGGAGACTCCGCGCTACCATGGGCGGGATGTCGCGATTCTTCGTGCTTACGTCCGAAACGCCATGTGCGTTCTCGGTTCTGCCACTCCCGCTCTTGAAACCCTCTATAACGTTGAAACGGGCAAGTATTCAGTGGTCCGCTTGACCAAAAGAATCGATGACCGTCAGATGCCTCTTCTCCATGTGGTCGATCTGAGACGCGCCAGGTCTGTTGGAAAAGGGACAAGCCTCTTCTCGGATCTATTGAAGGAGAAGATGACAGATCGTCTGGAAAAGGGCGAGCAGGTCATTCTCTTTCTAAATCGCCGGGGTTACTCGACCACCGCTCTTTGCCCGGATTGCGGTCACGTGATCGAATGTCCTCATTGCAGTGTAGGACTGACCTTGCATCGCACGGATAACCGCATGCGGTGTCATATGTGTCGTTATGAAGAGGTGGCACCGTCCAGCTGTCCTTCTTGCGGCTCTGCGGGCTTTCGATGGAAGGGTTCGGGAACGCAACGGGTTGAGGATTCAGTGATGAAGCTATTTCCGCGGGCGACCGTCGTTCGGTTGGATGCGGATTCAGCCCGCCGCCGAAACCATTTCCGCCGCGTGCTTGGCGATTTCAGAAAGGGTAAGATCGATGTATTGGTTGGCACGCAAATGATCGGGAAAGGATTGGATTTTCCGAACGTGACTCTGGCTGGGCTGGTTGACGCAGACCTCTCGCTCCACCAAGAGGACTTTCGTGCGGCGGAGAGAACGTTTCAGTTAATCGTTCAGGTGTCTGGAAGGGCAGGGAGGGGAGACCGATCCGGTGAAGTCGTCGTGCAAACCGTAACTCCTCACGCGGCCCCCATCCAGTTTGCTCGGCAGCAGGACTTTGATGGGTTTCTTCGCGAGGAGCTGGAGTTGCGAAGGGAGTTTCGCTACCCGCCTTTCCGTCATCTGATCCGTCAGTTGTTTCAAGGGAGAAATGAAGAAAAGGTATGGTTTGTCGCCGAGAAATGGGTCGAGGCGGCCGAAAGGGCCCTCGGTGCCGAGGTCGAAATACGGGGTCCTGCGCCGCCTCCGGTGGAGAAAATCGCCGACCAATACCGAGTCCAACTCTGGTATTTTACTGAGGCGGTTCAATCGACGGGAAAACGCCTATCGGGATTGCTGGAAAAGTTTGATCTACCGGAGGGAGTTAGAGTGACCTTTGATGTGGACGCAGTGAGTCTCCGCTGA
- a CDS encoding transcriptional repressor has product METPLTQTETEDPWTTFRDFLSSRGLRITNQRHAIFKAAYESEHHFTAEELLDSARAIDHTVSRATIYRTLPIMVESGLIREVDIGKDYKYYMAHRSADTFKAQVICMEDDQIYEVDAPFMEWYGKAVAAKLGLEVVSQRLQVQAKYRADIEVSEAVEEARRKALSGGVAKV; this is encoded by the coding sequence ATGGAAACACCCCTGACTCAGACAGAAACCGAAGATCCGTGGACCACATTTAGAGATTTTCTTTCCAGCCGTGGATTGAGGATTACAAATCAGCGACACGCTATCTTTAAAGCCGCCTACGAAAGTGAGCACCACTTCACCGCGGAAGAGCTTTTGGACAGTGCGCGGGCAATTGACCATACGGTTTCCCGCGCGACAATTTACAGAACGTTGCCGATAATGGTCGAAAGTGGTTTGATCCGCGAAGTCGACATAGGAAAGGACTACAAATACTACATGGCCCATCGGTCGGCGGATACTTTCAAAGCGCAGGTGATTTGCATGGAAGACGACCAAATCTACGAGGTGGACGCACCTTTTATGGAATGGTATGGCAAGGCAGTCGCCGCCAAACTGGGTCTCGAGGTGGTATCTCAGCGCCTGCAGGTACAGGCGAAATATAGGGCGGATATCGAGGTTAGTGAGGCGGTTGAGGAAGCACGCCGAAAGGCCCTTTCCGGAGGCGTTGCCAAGGTTTAA
- the ubiE gene encoding bifunctional demethylmenaquinone methyltransferase/2-methoxy-6-polyprenyl-1,4-benzoquinol methylase UbiE, translating into MSTHANNSASSGPVIESSEVNRMFAGIAGKYDRANRFCSVGIDVYWRHRTVSRAKKEKPEIVIDLATGSGDIALLLRKKLTPETEVIGLDFCEEMLEEARKKNSRGSGLSFRHGDCLSLPLPDEFASVATIGFGLRNLEDRDAGLKEMYRVLQPGGSLLILEFSQPYRILRPLYYFYLNKVLPWIASKVTGNVDAYQYLGGTIGAFPDRDSLSTQIKAAGFESVKATPLTGGIVALHHARK; encoded by the coding sequence ATGTCAACCCATGCCAATAACAGCGCCTCGAGCGGACCGGTCATTGAGTCTAGTGAGGTCAACCGGATGTTTGCTGGAATCGCCGGGAAGTATGATCGAGCAAATCGGTTTTGCAGCGTAGGGATCGATGTTTACTGGAGGCATCGGACGGTTTCCCGGGCAAAAAAAGAGAAACCGGAAATCGTGATTGATCTGGCTACAGGATCGGGCGATATCGCCCTTCTCTTGCGGAAAAAACTCACTCCAGAGACTGAGGTGATTGGATTGGACTTCTGCGAAGAGATGCTTGAAGAGGCCCGCAAAAAGAATTCGCGCGGAAGTGGACTTTCGTTCCGCCATGGGGATTGTCTGTCTCTTCCGTTGCCTGATGAGTTTGCCTCCGTTGCAACCATCGGGTTTGGTCTTCGGAATCTGGAAGATAGAGATGCAGGTCTGAAGGAAATGTATCGAGTTTTACAACCGGGAGGATCCCTCCTGATTCTCGAGTTCTCCCAGCCCTACCGAATCCTTCGACCACTTTACTATTTCTACCTCAACAAAGTCTTGCCGTGGATCGCTTCTAAGGTCACCGGAAACGTGGACGCTTACCAGTATCTGGGTGGGACGATTGGTGCTTTTCCGGACAGGGATTCACTCTCCACCCAGATCAAAGCTGCGGGATTCGAGTCGGTGAAGGCGACACCACTCACCGGAGGAATCGTTGCTTTGCATCACGCAAGAAAGTAG
- a CDS encoding alkaline phosphatase family protein, which translates to MPERKVLLIGWDAADWNVALPLVEQGKMPALKRLMDEGVWGNLATVRPVLSPMLWTSIATGKRAWKHGIHGFSEPCPATGGIRPITNLSRKTKAIWNIFSQQGWQSNVIGWWPSHPVEPINGVMISNHFQQAVKNLEEEWPMRPGTVHPKELEEPLKEMRVHPAELQNEHILPFIPKASEIDQDKDKRMASCAKVIAEISGIHAAATACMQLEPWDFMAVYYDGIDHFGHGFMKFHPPRQPWVKEEEFELYKNVIEAGYRYHDMMLDVLLQLAGEDTTIMLISDHGFEPGNLRPASIPNEPAGPAAEHSPYGIFCLKGPGIQKGERIFGASLLDIAPTLLHLYGLPVGRDMDGKVLLNCFEDEETVEFVESWDEIEGEYGDGRHPPEAGMDAAESRESLRQLVDLGYIDEPNPDRGKAIDETLRELQYNLAQAYMDGGLYYEAVEILEKQWDRWPEESRFGTKLLACWLALENGEKARETFDRQLERKKAAVESGGKALQELQEELKAEEEKRKKEAEEQGEEFEPAELPRATQMKIRRLRGQSGTNPHALAYLNGCVLTLEGKHMEALESLEQATKVQTANQPSLYSKIGDVHFALEQWDEAEKSYQKVVEIAPNSHDARLGLARVHLKRGNHFAAADEAFGSLELIFHNPRAHLVYGTALMRMGKAKLAELTLLTAVSQSPTYPAAHEQLVVLYEKALKDPEKATRHRELAVLAKEKAEQAKKNRSEGRRELSAFPPIVKVMGKATKGFADILIIVSGLPRSGTSLMMQMLEAVGIPIVSDRHRVSDESNPKGYYEDERVKKLAADKDRTWLKESLGSAIKIVAPLLGFVPRDLPCKIIFMERDVVEVLSSQRKMLDREEKTGAMTSDESLAKVYANHLGNINKLTANAENWELLPVRYSEAVGKPLETAKQIVEFLGGGLDFEVMAAVADSSLYRERKI; encoded by the coding sequence ATGCCCGAACGAAAAGTCCTACTCATTGGCTGGGATGCCGCCGACTGGAATGTCGCTCTCCCTCTCGTTGAACAGGGGAAGATGCCCGCTCTGAAGCGCCTGATGGACGAAGGAGTATGGGGGAATTTGGCGACGGTGCGACCGGTTCTATCTCCTATGCTTTGGACGAGCATTGCCACTGGAAAACGAGCGTGGAAACACGGGATTCATGGCTTTTCCGAACCTTGTCCTGCCACTGGAGGGATACGTCCGATCACTAATCTTTCCCGCAAAACGAAAGCAATCTGGAACATTTTTAGCCAGCAGGGATGGCAGAGTAATGTAATCGGCTGGTGGCCCTCTCATCCAGTGGAGCCGATCAATGGCGTAATGATTTCGAATCACTTTCAGCAGGCCGTGAAGAATCTGGAGGAGGAATGGCCCATGCGTCCCGGCACTGTTCACCCCAAGGAATTGGAGGAACCGCTCAAGGAAATGAGAGTTCACCCCGCTGAGTTGCAGAACGAACATATTCTACCCTTTATCCCAAAGGCGTCAGAAATCGATCAGGATAAGGACAAACGGATGGCTTCCTGCGCAAAGGTGATTGCTGAAATCTCTGGTATCCATGCAGCTGCTACTGCTTGTATGCAGCTTGAACCGTGGGATTTTATGGCCGTGTATTACGATGGCATAGATCACTTTGGGCACGGGTTCATGAAATTCCATCCCCCGCGGCAGCCTTGGGTAAAGGAAGAGGAGTTTGAACTCTACAAAAACGTGATCGAGGCAGGCTACCGGTATCACGATATGATGCTGGATGTTCTTCTGCAGCTCGCGGGCGAGGATACGACCATTATGCTGATCTCGGACCATGGGTTCGAGCCGGGGAACCTCCGTCCGGCATCTATCCCGAATGAGCCGGCTGGACCTGCCGCCGAACATTCACCCTACGGTATTTTCTGTTTGAAGGGACCCGGTATTCAAAAAGGAGAGCGGATCTTTGGGGCTTCTCTGCTCGATATCGCACCGACCCTTCTTCATCTCTATGGTTTGCCGGTTGGCCGCGATATGGACGGCAAGGTGTTACTCAATTGTTTTGAAGACGAAGAGACGGTTGAGTTTGTGGAGAGCTGGGATGAGATCGAGGGGGAGTACGGCGACGGACGTCATCCACCTGAGGCGGGAATGGACGCCGCAGAGTCGAGAGAGTCGCTCCGGCAGCTTGTGGATCTTGGCTACATCGATGAACCGAATCCAGACCGCGGTAAAGCGATCGATGAAACCCTTCGTGAACTCCAGTATAACCTCGCGCAGGCATATATGGACGGGGGTCTTTACTATGAAGCTGTGGAAATCCTCGAAAAGCAGTGGGATAGATGGCCGGAGGAGAGTCGTTTTGGAACCAAACTACTGGCTTGCTGGCTGGCACTCGAAAACGGGGAAAAGGCAAGGGAGACATTTGATCGTCAGCTCGAACGCAAGAAGGCGGCCGTAGAGTCGGGAGGGAAGGCGTTGCAGGAACTTCAGGAGGAGCTGAAAGCCGAGGAGGAAAAGCGGAAAAAGGAAGCAGAGGAACAAGGTGAGGAATTCGAGCCTGCCGAGTTACCACGGGCGACGCAGATGAAGATTCGTCGCTTACGCGGACAGTCAGGGACCAATCCGCATGCCTTGGCTTACTTAAATGGTTGCGTGCTCACTTTGGAGGGAAAGCACATGGAAGCGTTGGAGTCGCTCGAACAGGCCACGAAAGTTCAGACCGCGAACCAACCCAGCCTGTATTCAAAGATCGGAGACGTTCACTTCGCTCTGGAGCAATGGGACGAAGCAGAGAAGAGTTATCAAAAAGTTGTCGAAATCGCTCCGAACAGCCATGATGCCCGCTTAGGTCTGGCGCGGGTTCATTTGAAAAGAGGAAATCACTTCGCAGCGGCAGATGAGGCTTTTGGATCGCTGGAACTGATCTTTCACAATCCGAGGGCACATCTGGTTTACGGCACGGCTCTCATGCGAATGGGCAAGGCAAAGCTGGCAGAGTTGACGCTTCTCACAGCAGTGTCACAGAGCCCCACGTATCCGGCGGCTCATGAGCAGTTGGTTGTTCTCTACGAAAAGGCTCTAAAAGATCCAGAGAAGGCCACACGTCATCGAGAGTTGGCAGTTCTAGCAAAAGAAAAAGCTGAGCAGGCGAAGAAGAACCGGTCCGAAGGTCGGCGGGAATTGTCAGCGTTTCCACCGATTGTAAAGGTAATGGGTAAAGCAACGAAGGGCTTCGCAGATATACTGATCATTGTCTCCGGTTTACCGCGTTCAGGAACCTCTCTCATGATGCAGATGTTGGAAGCTGTAGGCATCCCGATTGTTTCGGACCGACACCGGGTTTCCGACGAATCTAACCCGAAAGGCTACTACGAAGACGAACGGGTAAAGAAGCTGGCAGCGGACAAGGACAGAACGTGGCTCAAAGAGTCACTAGGCTCTGCAATCAAGATTGTGGCTCCGCTCCTAGGATTCGTTCCGCGAGACCTTCCGTGTAAAATTATATTTATGGAGCGCGACGTTGTTGAGGTGTTGTCGTCCCAGCGGAAAATGCTGGATCGGGAAGAGAAGACCGGAGCCATGACCTCTGATGAGAGTCTAGCAAAAGTTTACGCGAATCACCTGGGGAACATTAACAAACTAACCGCTAATGCGGAAAACTGGGAACTGCTTCCGGTTCGATACAGTGAGGCGGTTGGCAAGCCACTTGAAACAGCTAAGCAGATCGTGGAGTTTCTCGGTGGAGGTCTCGATTTTGAGGTGATGGCTGCAGTGGCAGATTCTTCTCTCTATCGTGAAAGGAAGATTTAA